One window of Candidatus Krumholzibacteriia bacterium genomic DNA carries:
- a CDS encoding efflux RND transporter periplasmic adaptor subunit, translating into MGSRVRRHQAVAAGLAGLALGSCGGGAPPERHAVPVQVAPAERSRSAGELRYSATFRPYAQVDLIFKVNGYIDEILQVRGADGLLRNVQDGDFVRRGTVLAKVRPNEYRDRLADAQASLTQARADYERATRMYENSTIAKAEYDGAFARAQSSQARYDQAAEALNDCSLQAPMDGTVIRRSVEIGSLVSPGGISFVLADTRAVKAVVGVPDVALAAIHMGDSLRVDSEAIPGRALRGLVTRIAPSADPNSRIFEVECTIPNPDGRLKIGMIAALHVAEQTEGTEATLVPLKAIVRAKDDPNGYAVYVVEAAGEKHIARMQVVQLGDVVGNSIVVTGGLQGGEHVVVTGATLVADQQEVHIVP; encoded by the coding sequence ATGGGATCCAGGGTTCGCCGCCACCAAGCCGTCGCCGCAGGCCTCGCCGGACTCGCCCTCGGCAGCTGCGGTGGCGGTGCGCCGCCGGAGCGGCATGCCGTACCGGTACAGGTCGCGCCCGCCGAGCGCTCCCGCAGCGCCGGTGAGTTGCGCTACTCCGCCACCTTCCGCCCCTACGCCCAGGTGGACTTGATCTTCAAGGTGAATGGCTACATCGACGAGATCCTGCAGGTCCGCGGCGCCGACGGCCTGCTGCGCAATGTGCAGGACGGCGACTTCGTCCGCCGGGGTACGGTGCTCGCGAAGGTGCGCCCCAACGAGTACCGCGACCGGTTGGCGGATGCGCAGGCGTCGCTCACCCAGGCGCGAGCCGATTACGAGCGCGCCACCCGCATGTACGAGAACAGCACCATCGCCAAGGCCGAGTACGACGGCGCCTTCGCCCGGGCGCAGTCGAGCCAGGCGCGCTACGACCAGGCGGCGGAGGCTCTCAACGATTGCTCCTTGCAGGCACCGATGGACGGCACCGTGATTCGCCGCAGCGTCGAGATCGGTTCGCTCGTCTCGCCCGGGGGGATCTCCTTTGTCCTCGCCGACACCCGCGCCGTCAAGGCCGTGGTCGGAGTTCCGGACGTGGCTCTCGCCGCCATCCACATGGGGGACTCGCTCCGGGTCGACTCCGAGGCCATCCCCGGCCGCGCCCTCCGCGGTCTGGTGACGCGCATCGCGCCCTCCGCCGACCCCAACAGCCGCATCTTCGAGGTGGAGTGCACCATCCCGAATCCCGACGGCCGCCTCAAGATCGGCATGATCGCCGCCCTCCACGTCGCCGAGCAGACCGAAGGAACCGAGGCCACCTTGGTGCCGCTCAAGGCGATCGTGCGCGCGAAGGACGACCCGAACGGCTACGCGGTGTACGTCGTCGAGGCGGCAGGGGAGAAACACATCGCCCGCATGCAGGTGGTGCAGCTCGGCGATGTCGTGGGCAACTCGATCGTCGTGACCGGGGGACTGCAAGGTGGCGAGCACGTCGTCGTCACCGGCGCCACCCTGGTGGCGGACCAGCAGGAAGTGCACATCGTCCCCTGA